Proteins encoded in a region of the Pseudomonas putida genome:
- a CDS encoding ATP-binding cassette domain-containing protein, which translates to MAGVDRPDSGCIRFNGVTRQPERYGLTPDWIAMTSQTMVFIGGTVAENLETFLGPVDLDAYAVLASTLSFDKPLAYEVGEQGQNLSAGERQKLGIILALLKKPALLVMDEPTTHLDPASVTGLQRLVEQKALISRVLIVTHDSHFMRHFDCAPRFGLTQGTRTTDAEKLI; encoded by the coding sequence ATCGCCGGGGTTGACCGCCCTGACAGCGGGTGCATTCGTTTCAATGGCGTCACCCGGCAGCCTGAGCGTTATGGTTTGACACCCGACTGGATCGCCATGACCAGCCAAACCATGGTCTTTATCGGTGGTACGGTTGCCGAGAACCTTGAGACCTTTCTGGGCCCCGTAGACCTGGACGCATACGCCGTACTGGCAAGTACCCTGTCATTCGACAAGCCGCTGGCGTATGAGGTGGGTGAGCAAGGGCAGAACTTGTCAGCGGGCGAGCGACAGAAGCTTGGCATTATCCTGGCTTTGTTGAAGAAGCCCGCGTTGCTCGTCATGGACGAGCCCACCACCCACCTTGACCCGGCGTCGGTCACAGGCTTGCAACGCCTGGTTGAACAAAAGGCCTTGATCTCCCGCGTACTGATTGTGACCCATGACAGCCATTTCATGAGGCATTTTGACTGCGCGCCGAGATTCGGCTTGACGCAAGGCACCCGCACCACAGATGCTGAAAAACTGATATAG
- a CDS encoding putative natural product biosynthesis protein, producing MPFPDYPCNARTFVKLDARLLPYWHTLFDVCPGLLKLDPPEGLELFRCFMTWAYRHHPALDWSYYISVCRWLLGSPYKAQVTETHIEAFMVAAAALWIAADMSEARGLVLAWQPMADVVVEWKPGMRPTPFTVEQTNCLPPPPWEFSWSPLSGKGPDSFRRWLPVPGALAGSRG from the coding sequence TTGCCGTTTCCCGATTACCCCTGCAACGCCCGTACGTTCGTCAAGCTGGACGCGCGACTACTGCCGTACTGGCACACGTTGTTCGACGTGTGCCCAGGCTTGCTCAAGCTAGACCCGCCGGAAGGTCTGGAACTGTTCCGCTGCTTCATGACCTGGGCTTATCGACATCACCCGGCCTTGGATTGGAGCTATTACATCAGCGTCTGCCGTTGGCTGCTGGGCTCACCCTACAAGGCACAGGTAACCGAGACGCACATCGAGGCATTCATGGTCGCGGCGGCTGCCTTATGGATAGCTGCCGACATGTCTGAGGCGCGTGGCCTGGTCCTGGCGTGGCAGCCAATGGCAGATGTGGTGGTGGAATGGAAGCCGGGCATGCGGCCAACCCCCTTCACAGTGGAGCAGACGAACTGCTTGCCCCCTCCGCCCTGGGAGTTTTCCTGGAGCCCACTCAGTGGTAAAGGCCCGGACAGTTTTCGCCGGTGGTTGCCCGTCCCGGGCGCACTAGCGGGGTCAAGGGGGTGA
- a CDS encoding DUF2946 domain-containing protein: MDRCTGNRPLIAWALYFSVLFNVLCCGLGHGQALGLALNGIGGGFCSLANDISTSQAQQHGTSSTADWSNLFACPTCTANFLTLVFLLGVAWLLSCANPRRFCSEVRSQAPPRYCWPTANPRASPF; encoded by the coding sequence ATGGATCGCTGCACCGGTAATCGGCCCCTCATTGCCTGGGCATTGTATTTCAGTGTCCTGTTCAACGTGCTTTGCTGTGGCCTGGGTCACGGGCAGGCATTGGGCTTGGCGCTCAATGGCATCGGTGGCGGCTTCTGCAGCCTGGCCAATGACATCTCCACCTCACAGGCCCAGCAACACGGCACATCGTCCACGGCGGACTGGAGCAACCTGTTCGCCTGTCCAACGTGTACGGCGAACTTCCTTACCTTGGTGTTCCTCCTGGGGGTCGCCTGGTTGCTCAGCTGTGCGAACCCAAGGCGGTTTTGCAGCGAGGTGCGCAGCCAGGCGCCTCCACGCTATTGCTGGCCCACGGCCAACCCCCGAGCTTCTCCTTTTTGA